CCGGTATACATTCCCATGCGCGATCTGGAGTCAACGCAGCTTATGAAACGAGGCAGCCGCGTGGTGCATCGGGTTTATTTTCAATTCGATGAAAAAGTGGATATGGAAGTTCTGTCCGAACAAATTAAACCGCGGCTTCGGGCAAACCAATTAGGATTCGAGACGGTCGAATCGCGAAAAGCGAATTTAGGAAAAGTATTTGGCGATCTTTACCGGTATCTCAACCTCGTTGGGTTTGTCGCGCTTCTGCTCGGGTGCGTGGGCGTGGCGAGCGCCGTGCATGTATTTATCAATCAGAAGATTCCCACGATCGCAGTTTTGCGCTGCCTCGGAGCGCGCGCGCGGGAGACGTTCGCCATTCATTTGATACAGGTTACGGCCATCGCGTTGTTGGGCGCTCTGCTTGGCGCGTTCGCAGGATCGGCTTTACAGATCTTCCTTCCGGAACTGCTGAAAGAATTTATACCGGTGGAGGTTAATCCCCATGTATCATGGAATGCCGTTTTAAGCGGCGTTACGATCAGTTTATCGATGGCTCTGCTTTTTGCGTTATTGCCGTTAATTTCGATTCGAACGGTGTCTCCGCTTCACACGTTACGCTCAACTTTTAATGAAAATAATTTGCGCGACGGGTGGCGCGCCGTGATATTAATTTTGATCGTGGCTGTTGTGAGTATTTTTTCCGGAATGCAGATCGGACGCTGGTCGTACGGAATTGGATTTACCGTTGCTATGGCTGTCGTTTTTGGTTTGATCATCATAATCGCCAAACTGATGATGCGTCTTGTTAAGACTTCATTTCCGCGCTCGTGGAGTTATGTCTGGCGTCAGGCGTTAGCCAATCTTTATCGCCCGCATAATCAGACGGTGATGCTGATGTTATCCATCGGGCTCGGAACCTTTCTGATCGTAAGTTTGTATCTGACTCAAGACACACTTATTAAACAGATCTCCGTTGCCGACAGCGGGAAACAGCCGAATCTCGTATTTTTTGATATTCAGACCGATCAGCAGGAGGAAGCGGAACAATTGGTGCGCAGTATGGGCGCGCCGGTATTACAAAAAGTTCCGATCGTCACCATGCGCGTGGCGGGAATAAAAGGGCGAACGATGGAGGAGATTCGTAAGGATTCTAATTCAACCGTTCCTCGCTGGGTACAGGAATTTCGCTGTACTTACCGTGATACGCTGACGGATACGGAAACTATTCTTTCGGGTCAGTGGGGACGGACGGTGACGGGGCAGGATACCGTATTTATTTCCATCGAAAAAGGAATGGCCGACAATCTGGACGTGACCATCGGCGACACGATCGAGTTTGACGTGCAAGGCGTTATGATGACCACGATCGTGGGAAGTATCCGGGAAGTAAATTGGCGGCGTGTTCAGCCTAATTTTTTTGTGGTGTTCCCAAC
This genomic window from bacterium contains:
- a CDS encoding FtsX-like permease family protein, producing PVYIPMRDLESTQLMKRGSRVVHRVYFQFDEKVDMEVLSEQIKPRLRANQLGFETVESRKANLGKVFGDLYRYLNLVGFVALLLGCVGVASAVHVFINQKIPTIAVLRCLGARARETFAIHLIQVTAIALLGALLGAFAGSALQIFLPELLKEFIPVEVNPHVSWNAVLSGVTISLSMALLFALLPLISIRTVSPLHTLRSTFNENNLRDGWRAVILILIVAVVSIFSGMQIGRWSYGIGFTVAMAVVFGLIIIIAKLMMRLVKTSFPRSWSYVWRQALANLYRPHNQTVMLMLSIGLGTFLIVSLYLTQDTLIKQISVADSGKQPNLVFFDIQTDQQEEAEQLVRSMGAPVLQKVPIVTMRVAGIKGRTMEEIRKDSNSTVPRWVQEFRCTYRDTLTDTETILSGQWGRTVTGQDTVFISIEKGMADNLDVTIGDTIEFDVQGVMMTTIVGSIREVNWRRVQPNFFVVFPTGVLESAPQFWVLVTRAPTSEMSASLQQTMVKRFPNISAVDLALILRTVDAILEKISFVIRFMALFSIGTGFVVLIGAILTSRFQRIQESVLLRTLGAVRSQIVRIMGVEYLWLGSFAALSGCVLALIGTWALAFFVFDSPYDPALLPVVMVFAVIVGLTIFLGMFITRDISRKPPLEVLRKEV